Proteins from one Triticum aestivum cultivar Chinese Spring chromosome 7A, IWGSC CS RefSeq v2.1, whole genome shotgun sequence genomic window:
- the LOC123149342 gene encoding glutaredoxin-C8, with amino-acid sequence MASTTFRRFGVAAAAAAFIALAAFGSASASKTAFVKSTVKAHDVVIFSKSYCPYCKRAKAVFKELELKKDPYVVELDQREDGGEIQDALSDMVGRRTVPQVFIRGKHLGGSDDTVDAYESGELAKLLNISVKDDL; translated from the exons ATGGCGTCGACGACGTTCCGGCGcttcggcgtggcggcggcggccgccgcgttCATCGCGCTCGCGGCCTTCGGATCCGCCTCGGCGTCCAAGACGGCCTTCGTCAAGTCCACCGTCAAGGCCCACGACGTCGTCATCTTCTCCAAGTCCTACTGCCC GTATTGTAAAAGGGCGAAGGCTGTGTTTAAGGAGCTTGAACTGAAGAAGGACCCATATGTCGTCGAGCTTGATCAGCGAG AGGATGGTGGGGAAATCCAGGATGCCTTATCCGACATGGTTGGCAGGCGTACTGTTCCTCAGGTTTTTATCCGAGGAAAGCACTTGGGAGGCTCTGATG ATACTGTTGATGCATATGAAAGTGGGGAGCTGGCTAAACTTCTGAACATCAGTGTCAAGGACGATCTTTGA
- the LOC123149343 gene encoding 30S ribosomal protein S6, whose translation MPLYDCMLMVKPMVTKEAIAELVARVAGRAYQRNGVVTELKSFGKVHLGYGIRKLDGRHFQGQLIQMTMMVPPSFTKELHYLNKEDRLLRWLVVKHRDAVYGLEFINEDDGRYEMDSFGRNTASTQDDDDVDEYDDDDDDDDDEYQAEEE comes from the exons ATGCCGCTGTATGACTGCATGCTGATGGTGAAACCGATGGTGACCAAGGAGGCCATAGCGGAGCTTGTGGCGCGGGTGGCGGGTCGCGCCTACCAGCGCAACGGCGTTGTCACCGAGCTCAAATCCTTTGGCAAAGTGCACCTAGGCTACGGCATCAGGAAGCTTGACGGCCGCCACTTCCAG GGTCAACTTATACAAATGACCATGATGGTTCCACCTTCCTTTACTAAGGAACTGCACTATCTAAACAAGGAGGACCGGCTGCTTCGCTGGTTGGTAGTGAAGCACAGGGATGCGGTGTATGGTCTGGAGTTCATCAACGAGGATGATGGGAGGTATGAGATGGACAGCTTCGGCCGTAACACTGCTAGTActcaagatgatgatgatgttgatgaatatgatgacgacgacgacgacgatgatgacgagtACCAGGCCGAGGAAGAGTAG